In Euzebyales bacterium, a single genomic region encodes these proteins:
- a CDS encoding HAMP domain-containing sensor histidine kinase, with product MRRRLVAVTLATTLTVAIAFVVPLAVLVRILATDRALDDADRAARTLIPVLVTGDRAAAEVAREQVAATSSADVTIILPGGAVLGPPVAETDLAAARRGSGVDRAAADGSRIRLTPVVGQEGTSVIQVVVPTASLTAGVGTAWLTLTAVGLALVGIAVVIADRLGRRAVAQASGVAAAARRLAAGESTARAPAADLPELDAAARALNTLADRIDALVAAEREAAADVSHRLRTPMTALRLDVDALPASAATERVIDDLAALDVAVDQVIRATRGGGEAPHAWTDAGRVVGERSAFWSALAADEQRPWSCTRPDETLPVAVDEERLAAVLDALLGNVLTHTDPPAGCRIAVDHVDGRVRIRIDDDGAGIPPGAARRGRSGGGSTGLGLDIARRTAESAGGSLLVGRGDHGGGRVDLLLPLSESEGFTSA from the coding sequence GTGAGGCGTCGGCTGGTCGCGGTCACGCTGGCGACGACGTTGACCGTCGCCATCGCCTTCGTGGTGCCGCTGGCGGTGCTGGTGCGGATCCTGGCCACGGACCGGGCGCTGGACGACGCGGATCGAGCCGCGCGCACCCTCATCCCCGTGCTCGTGACAGGCGACCGCGCGGCCGCCGAGGTCGCGCGCGAGCAGGTCGCGGCCACCAGCAGCGCCGATGTGACCATCATCCTGCCCGGCGGCGCGGTGTTGGGGCCACCGGTCGCTGAGACCGACCTCGCCGCCGCACGCCGGGGCAGCGGCGTCGACCGGGCGGCAGCGGACGGATCGCGCATCCGCCTCACCCCGGTCGTCGGTCAGGAGGGAACCAGCGTGATCCAGGTGGTCGTGCCGACCGCGTCGCTGACCGCTGGTGTCGGCACTGCGTGGCTCACGCTCACGGCCGTCGGGCTCGCGCTGGTCGGGATCGCGGTCGTCATCGCTGACCGCCTCGGGAGGCGGGCCGTCGCCCAGGCCTCGGGTGTGGCCGCAGCCGCCCGACGGCTGGCCGCGGGCGAGTCGACGGCCCGGGCGCCCGCGGCCGACCTTCCCGAGCTCGACGCAGCCGCCCGCGCGCTCAACACCCTCGCCGACCGCATCGATGCGCTGGTCGCGGCGGAGCGCGAGGCGGCGGCCGACGTGTCGCACCGACTGCGCACACCGATGACGGCGCTGCGCCTCGACGTCGACGCGCTGCCCGCGTCGGCGGCCACCGAGCGTGTCATCGACGACCTTGCCGCGCTCGATGTCGCGGTGGATCAGGTTATCCGGGCCACGCGGGGCGGCGGCGAGGCGCCGCATGCCTGGACCGACGCGGGCCGGGTCGTCGGCGAGCGATCGGCGTTCTGGTCCGCCCTCGCAGCCGACGAGCAGCGACCGTGGTCGTGCACGCGCCCAGACGAGACCCTGCCGGTCGCGGTCGACGAGGAGCGCCTGGCCGCGGTGCTCGACGCGTTGCTCGGCAATGTGCTGACCCACACCGACCCGCCTGCGGGATGCCGCATCGCGGTGGACCACGTCGATGGCCGCGTGCGCATCCGCATCGACGACGACGGGGCGGGCATCCCGCCCGGAGCGGCCCGACGTGGCCGCAGCGGTGGGGGATCGACCGGGTTGGGCCTCGACATCGCCCGGCGCACCGCCGAGAGCGCCGGTGGATCCCTGCTCGTCGGGCGCGGAGATCACGGCGGTGGCCGCGTGGATCTTCTGCTGCCGTTGTCGGAGTCCGAGGGCTTTACCTCGGCTTGA
- a CDS encoding response regulator transcription factor, producing MLVVEDDPRIRAALVRELRERGHAVAPYAAGMEALAAATDDPPDVVVLDLGLPDVDGARWLRMFRAVSDAPVVVASARDDDPGIVATLDAGADDYLVKPYSIAQLEARLRAVLRRAEGGDPQEPMHVGDLVIDEAAREVTLDGRPVELSRLEFDLLAHLARHAGEVVSRRELLAEVWRQPFGGADKTVDVHLSWVRRKLGESAAEPRYLHTVRGVGVKLSPPP from the coding sequence GTGCTGGTAGTCGAGGACGACCCGCGCATCCGCGCGGCGCTGGTGCGCGAGTTGCGCGAGCGGGGTCATGCCGTCGCACCGTACGCCGCGGGCATGGAGGCGCTTGCAGCAGCGACCGACGACCCGCCCGACGTGGTCGTGCTCGACCTGGGCCTGCCGGACGTCGACGGCGCACGGTGGCTGCGCATGTTCCGCGCCGTCAGCGACGCGCCCGTGGTCGTGGCGAGCGCCCGCGACGACGATCCCGGCATCGTCGCGACGCTGGACGCCGGTGCGGACGACTACCTCGTCAAGCCCTATTCGATCGCGCAGCTCGAGGCGCGGCTGCGGGCGGTGCTGCGACGTGCCGAGGGCGGGGATCCGCAGGAGCCGATGCATGTCGGCGACCTCGTCATCGACGAGGCCGCACGGGAGGTGACACTCGACGGTCGGCCCGTCGAGCTGTCCCGCCTGGAGTTCGATCTGCTGGCGCACCTGGCCCGTCATGCCGGCGAAGTGGTGTCACGGCGGGAGCTGCTCGCCGAGGTGTGGCGCCAACCGTTCGGTGGCGCCGACAAGACCGTCGACGTCCACCTGTCATGGGTCCGACGCAAGCTGGGGGAGTCCGCCGCGGAACCCCGGTACCTGCACACGGTCCGCGGGGTCGGCGTGAAGCTCTCGCCACCGCCGTGA
- a CDS encoding alpha/beta hydrolase family protein, with protein MAHLRCDFFSDALSLSTSMTVLLPQPTTSQVGMEGAAVDGDPPVLYLLHGLSDDDTTWLRRTSIERYVAALGLAVVMPQVHRSFYLDGVHTGSYWTFISDELPEIVHRFFRVSERREDTFVAGLSMGGYGAFRLALHQPERFAAAASLSGALDLASLQGLSERERLMAAVFGERTVADTDDDLIDVVARVDPDALPALYVACGTEDHLYEHNRAFVAAAARNRVACTYTFGPGEHAWDYWDATICDVLDWLPLQRSAVPA; from the coding sequence ATGGCTCATCTCCGCTGTGACTTCTTCTCCGACGCACTCAGCCTGTCGACGTCGATGACGGTGCTGCTCCCACAGCCGACGACGTCCCAGGTCGGCATGGAGGGGGCCGCCGTCGATGGTGACCCGCCCGTCCTGTACCTGCTGCACGGGCTGTCGGACGACGACACCACGTGGCTCCGCCGCACGTCGATCGAGCGGTACGTCGCGGCGTTGGGCCTCGCGGTCGTCATGCCGCAGGTGCATCGCAGCTTCTACCTCGACGGCGTGCACACGGGCAGCTACTGGACGTTCATCTCTGACGAGCTCCCCGAGATCGTCCACCGGTTCTTCCGCGTCTCCGAACGCCGCGAAGACACGTTCGTGGCGGGTCTGTCCATGGGCGGGTACGGGGCGTTCCGGCTGGCGCTGCACCAGCCCGAACGGTTCGCTGCCGCAGCGAGCCTGTCCGGCGCGCTCGATCTGGCGTCGCTTCAGGGACTGTCCGAGCGCGAGCGGTTGATGGCCGCAGTGTTCGGCGAGCGGACGGTCGCAGACACCGACGACGACCTGATCGACGTGGTCGCCCGGGTCGACCCGGACGCGCTGCCCGCGCTCTACGTCGCGTGCGGCACCGAGGACCACCTGTACGAGCACAACCGCGCGTTCGTCGCGGCTGCTGCGCGCAACCGTGTGGCGTGCACGTACACGTTCGGGCCCGGCGAGCACGCGTGGGACTACTGGGACGCGACCATCTGTGACGTGCTGGACTGGCTGCCCCTGCAGCGGTCCGCGGTCCCGGCCTGA
- a CDS encoding alpha/beta-hydrolase family protein, with protein sequence MASTKITEPVRTAPRAASSGPGPEVMSRYLSRAGLLGAGVFFAFSLFPSLLPRAAPVQGIVSGITVMIGYGLGVGVHWLWDYLGLPRTRGQARQITDVTVIVVVGFVMVSATWQHVGWQNAVRSLFGMDPVGPTGWPTVLVVTILVAAMILVVARSMRVLFHIIVGRLGRRLPRRLSLMLGAALLTVLLLTLWSGVLVNGFFTAANWFFAPRDAATDDGIVQPTSANRSGSPASLVPWDSLGRKGRTFVATGPTIEDLDDFNGGGAIEPIRVYAGLESADTLRARADLVLEELKRTNAFERDVLVVATTTGTGFLDANGVDPVEYIHNGDTAIVGVQYSYLPSWISLLADQEVVREDSRVVFDTIHGYWSTLPEASRPDIYLYGLSLGAYGAEAVLTSIGIVNEPIDGALLTGPPFVNELRNRLVAERDPGSPPWLPVYRRGRTVRFMAEDAGIAGSGTPWGDTRILYLQHASDPVVFFSPHLAYSPPEWLMDGQRGPDVADDFVWVPIVTMWQVLLDLPAAGGVPDGFGHMYSPEANAEGWAAVTDADWWSDIDTEALADALQDGA encoded by the coding sequence ATGGCCTCGACGAAGATCACCGAGCCGGTCCGTACCGCCCCGCGCGCGGCCAGCTCCGGACCGGGGCCCGAGGTGATGTCCCGGTACCTGTCCAGGGCCGGCCTGCTGGGCGCCGGGGTGTTCTTCGCCTTCTCGCTGTTCCCGTCGCTGCTTCCGCGTGCGGCCCCTGTGCAAGGGATCGTCTCGGGCATCACCGTGATGATCGGCTACGGGCTCGGGGTGGGGGTCCACTGGCTCTGGGACTACCTGGGCCTGCCGCGCACGCGCGGGCAGGCGCGGCAGATCACGGATGTGACCGTCATCGTCGTCGTGGGCTTCGTCATGGTGTCGGCGACCTGGCAGCACGTGGGGTGGCAGAACGCGGTCCGGTCCCTGTTCGGCATGGATCCGGTCGGACCGACCGGGTGGCCGACCGTGCTGGTGGTGACGATCCTGGTCGCCGCGATGATCCTCGTCGTCGCACGATCGATGCGGGTGCTGTTCCACATCATCGTTGGCCGACTCGGCCGGCGACTCCCGCGGCGCCTTTCGCTCATGCTCGGTGCCGCACTGCTGACCGTGCTGCTCCTGACGCTGTGGAGCGGCGTCCTGGTCAACGGCTTCTTCACCGCCGCGAACTGGTTCTTCGCGCCGAGGGACGCCGCGACCGATGACGGCATCGTGCAGCCGACGTCAGCCAACCGGTCGGGCAGCCCGGCATCGCTCGTGCCGTGGGACAGCCTCGGACGCAAGGGACGCACGTTCGTCGCGACGGGTCCGACGATCGAGGATCTCGACGACTTCAACGGCGGGGGCGCGATCGAACCGATCCGCGTCTATGCGGGCCTCGAGTCGGCGGACACGCTGCGTGCCCGGGCCGACCTGGTGCTCGAAGAGTTGAAGCGCACCAACGCCTTCGAGCGTGACGTTCTTGTCGTGGCCACGACCACGGGCACCGGGTTCCTCGATGCGAACGGCGTGGACCCGGTCGAGTACATCCACAACGGCGACACGGCCATCGTCGGTGTCCAGTACTCGTACCTGCCGAGCTGGATCTCCCTGCTGGCCGACCAGGAGGTCGTTCGGGAGGATTCCCGGGTCGTCTTTGACACGATCCATGGCTACTGGTCAACGCTGCCGGAGGCATCCCGCCCCGACATCTATCTGTACGGGCTGTCGCTGGGGGCCTACGGCGCCGAGGCGGTGCTGACCTCGATCGGCATCGTAAACGAACCGATCGACGGTGCGCTGCTGACAGGGCCGCCGTTCGTCAACGAGCTCCGCAACCGACTCGTGGCCGAGCGCGACCCGGGCTCGCCGCCCTGGCTGCCGGTCTACCGGCGCGGACGCACGGTGCGCTTCATGGCCGAGGACGCCGGCATCGCAGGGTCAGGCACGCCGTGGGGTGACACGCGCATCCTGTACCTCCAGCACGCGTCGGACCCGGTCGTGTTCTTCTCTCCGCACCTCGCCTACTCGCCGCCGGAGTGGCTGATGGACGGACAGCGCGGTCCGGACGTGGCAGACGACTTCGTCTGGGTGCCGATCGTCACGATGTGGCAGGTGCTGCTCGACCTGCCGGCGGCCGGCGGCGTGCCGGACGGCTTCGGGCACATGTACTCACCGGAGGCGAACGCGGAAGGCTGGGCGGCCGTGACCGACGCGGACTGGTGGTCGGACATCGACACCGAGGCGCTCGCCGACGCGCTGCAGGACGGCGCGTGA
- a CDS encoding Crp/Fnr family transcriptional regulator, which translates to MSWTLLRHLPDHDRRRIMQATTRRRFARGEVVFHEGDVGDALHLISRGRVAVRASTPMGEIATFAVLGPGDFFGEQALVSDGQSRTATIVALEPVETLAVGRATFEELRAAHPSVERFLVDVLAAQVRRLSAHLLEALFLPAEKRVARRLVMLADEYGAVTPDASAASARRGSGPLAARGVSRPDPVLIPLTQEQLAALAGTTRPTVNRALREMQDDGALRLGRGRIEILDLRAIRRRALAP; encoded by the coding sequence ATGAGCTGGACGCTGCTACGTCACCTGCCCGACCACGACCGCAGGCGCATCATGCAGGCCACGACGAGGCGGCGGTTCGCACGCGGCGAGGTCGTGTTCCACGAGGGTGACGTCGGCGACGCGCTGCACCTCATCAGCCGTGGCCGCGTCGCGGTGCGCGCGTCGACACCGATGGGCGAGATCGCGACGTTCGCCGTCCTCGGTCCCGGCGACTTCTTCGGCGAGCAGGCACTCGTCAGCGATGGGCAGTCGCGCACGGCCACGATCGTCGCGCTGGAACCCGTGGAGACGCTGGCGGTCGGACGCGCCACGTTCGAGGAGTTGCGTGCGGCGCACCCATCGGTCGAACGCTTCCTGGTCGACGTGCTCGCCGCGCAGGTCCGCCGCTTGAGTGCCCATCTGCTCGAGGCGCTCTTCCTGCCCGCGGAGAAGCGGGTGGCGCGACGGTTGGTCATGCTGGCCGACGAGTACGGCGCGGTCACCCCCGACGCGTCGGCAGCGTCCGCACGTCGCGGGTCCGGCCCGCTCGCCGCCCGGGGTGTCTCCCGACCCGACCCGGTGCTCATCCCGTTGACGCAGGAGCAACTCGCGGCTCTGGCTGGTACGACACGACCGACCGTGAACCGCGCCCTGCGCGAGATGCAGGACGACGGCGCGCTCCGCCTGGGGCGTGGCCGCATCGAGATCCTCGACCTTCGAGCGATCCGCCGGCGCGCGCTCGCGCCCTGA
- a CDS encoding peptidoglycan recognition family protein, whose amino-acid sequence MTHAPHPPTPRVTRRRVLAWMGGAAAVALRPMQAIAATTRRYRVICKESWGARPRTGSFHYHRIERITVHHSAVTFWDNRKAPARFRSHQRAHQERGWPDIAYHLLIDRRGHVYRGRPLWARGDTATNYNPHRHLLVMCEGNFDEQAPTRDQLRALVDVLAWACERYDLSVWRIHGHRRYASTACPGRNLSRLLTDGTIRRRVRRRINEGGTSLVKICGDAGDALVARIVSGEV is encoded by the coding sequence ATGACGCATGCGCCACACCCTCCCACCCCGCGGGTGACGCGGCGGCGGGTGCTCGCGTGGATGGGCGGCGCGGCGGCCGTGGCGTTACGCCCGATGCAGGCGATCGCGGCGACCACCAGGCGGTACCGCGTGATCTGCAAGGAGTCGTGGGGTGCCCGACCGCGGACCGGGTCGTTCCATTACCACCGCATCGAGCGCATCACGGTCCATCACAGCGCGGTCACGTTCTGGGACAACCGCAAGGCGCCCGCACGGTTTCGCTCGCATCAGCGCGCGCATCAGGAGCGAGGCTGGCCCGACATCGCCTACCACCTGCTGATCGACCGCCGCGGTCACGTCTACCGCGGCCGACCGTTGTGGGCGCGCGGCGACACCGCGACGAACTACAACCCGCACCGCCACCTGCTCGTCATGTGTGAGGGCAACTTCGACGAGCAGGCGCCGACCAGGGACCAGCTCAGGGCGCTGGTCGACGTGTTGGCCTGGGCGTGCGAGCGCTACGACCTGTCCGTGTGGCGCATCCATGGGCACCGTCGGTACGCCAGCACCGCCTGCCCCGGTCGGAACCTGTCGCGCCTGCTCACCGATGGCACCATCCGCCGCAGGGTCCGCCGCCGCATCAACGAGGGTGGCACCTCGCTGGTCAAGATCTGCGGCGACGCCGGCGACGCGCTGGTCGCACGCATCGTCAGTGGCGAGGTGTGA